Proteins encoded together in one Priestia aryabhattai window:
- a CDS encoding GH32 C-terminal domain-containing protein: MKRTVKKLLMIGVACSISLFSAYPVLADNTGYYQEKYRNQFHFSPEANWMNDPNGMVYYNGEYHLFYQYHPYGTTWGPMHWGHAVSTDLVKWKHLPVALSPDENGDIFSGSAVIDWNNTAGFGKEAMVAIFTHSGGKGQLQSLAYSTDSGRTWTKYEGNPVMPNPPVPDWRDPKVFWHDQTKQWAMSLAAKDKIMFYTSPDLKNWKYASEFGSDGGIQANGQSGVYSYTLSEQKGQSFTLEGEITLVEKNGREGAGGLVFRSNKDATNAYTVNLDAEKNLLTLNKVEKGSVTTVVSKPMRLDTSQVYHVKVEANSHHFKILLNGTQVLEGSDASFENGQFGLTAWNSTAVFRHVKFTNQSNFITNLSNWKPVTGTWNDTTAGKLGKSDSDGYIMSEEQGDQFIYESNMTFLDESNGSGALLFRADAEAKNGYIASVDASKDTVKLVKLQNGISTVLAETNEKIDTNKSHQVKVTASGNELDLHIDDKFTLTAKDETFSKGLFGLHVNQSSVRFQDVNMTKFIDTDEKEIKNKSFETGDLAGWKTIKGNAFTNDHVTDATANWSGPFEQKGKYHLWGFSDKQDGDNATGELHSSYFKLSGSGEINLLIGGGNDPTNRYVSLVRASDDKELIRQANTKFADEKYQRYVWDASKYIGEVLYIKAVDQAVGGWGHINLDDVNVFNTEKMPEKVDSVAKELEEAKQRESGELSDWNTVSGEWVKSTYGSNGGIWECPTLLELPVDGDSTKKKWVLQVSINDGAAAGGSGMQYFVGDFDGKTFKNENPPEEVLWTDYGADFYAAVDWSGVEGDNGEKYWLGWMSNWQYANNTPTTTWRSSMSIPRKIELTNTAEGLRLKQIPVSIDSIRNKQEKKILKNLVVTENKNFLSGIQENKYEILAEFDVSNTDAQEFGFQIQKEGSENTKVSYNINKQRLSVDRTNSGSFDFGENVKGKHSASMLPKDGKVKLHIFVDQSSVEVFGNDGTEVITDQLFPTLSSNKIRLYSKGGAVKLNSLKMYPLKSIWNKSPVDTNLSGWKNISGLWADTINGKQGRSKEDSFTLSSKEAKNFTYEAKIKVLKEAISNSTGAGALVFRSDEQANNAYAANVDVLNNQVKLIAFRDGIGKDLIIYDDGGKLDLKTNTDYHLKVMAEGEHIQVYLDGKLVIDVVDHTFSEGYAGLNVWNSTSLFNEVKFEIVK; the protein is encoded by the coding sequence ATGAAAAGAACCGTCAAAAAGTTATTGATGATTGGAGTCGCTTGTTCCATAAGCTTGTTTTCTGCATACCCTGTATTAGCTGATAATACGGGGTATTATCAAGAAAAATACCGGAATCAATTTCATTTTTCCCCAGAAGCGAACTGGATGAACGATCCAAATGGAATGGTCTATTATAACGGAGAGTACCACCTTTTTTATCAGTATCATCCTTACGGTACCACCTGGGGACCTATGCACTGGGGGCATGCAGTTAGTACAGACTTAGTGAAATGGAAACACCTGCCGGTTGCTCTTTCTCCAGATGAGAATGGAGATATCTTTTCAGGGAGTGCCGTTATTGATTGGAATAATACCGCAGGGTTTGGAAAAGAAGCGATGGTAGCGATCTTTACACACTCGGGTGGTAAAGGGCAATTACAAAGTCTAGCATACAGCACGGACAGTGGAAGAACGTGGACCAAATATGAAGGAAATCCTGTTATGCCAAATCCCCCAGTTCCTGACTGGCGCGATCCAAAAGTGTTTTGGCACGACCAAACCAAGCAGTGGGCGATGTCTTTAGCTGCTAAAGATAAAATCATGTTTTATACATCACCTGACTTAAAAAATTGGAAATATGCAAGTGAGTTTGGATCTGACGGAGGCATTCAAGCAAACGGTCAAAGTGGTGTCTACTCATATACTTTATCCGAACAAAAAGGTCAATCCTTTACTCTAGAGGGAGAAATTACGCTTGTAGAAAAGAATGGACGCGAAGGCGCAGGAGGCCTTGTTTTTCGTTCTAATAAAGATGCAACAAACGCATATACCGTCAATTTAGATGCTGAAAAGAACCTGTTAACACTTAACAAAGTAGAGAAAGGAAGCGTAACGACCGTTGTTTCAAAGCCAATGAGGCTTGATACGTCACAAGTGTATCATGTGAAAGTAGAAGCAAACAGTCACCACTTTAAGATACTGCTAAATGGAACACAGGTTTTAGAAGGCAGTGATGCATCTTTTGAAAACGGTCAGTTTGGACTAACAGCATGGAATTCCACAGCTGTCTTTCGTCATGTTAAATTTACGAATCAATCTAATTTCATAACCAATCTATCTAACTGGAAACCTGTTACGGGAACGTGGAATGATACTACTGCTGGAAAACTCGGTAAATCTGATAGTGATGGATATATCATGAGTGAAGAACAGGGTGACCAGTTCATTTATGAGTCAAATATGACATTTTTAGATGAAAGCAATGGTTCAGGTGCACTACTCTTTCGAGCAGACGCGGAAGCCAAAAACGGATATATAGCTAGCGTGGATGCTTCTAAGGATACAGTCAAACTAGTAAAGCTTCAAAATGGCATTTCAACTGTCCTTGCCGAAACAAACGAAAAAATTGATACGAATAAATCACATCAAGTGAAAGTAACTGCATCGGGAAATGAACTTGATTTGCATATAGACGATAAATTCACTCTTACTGCAAAAGATGAAACTTTTTCAAAAGGATTGTTTGGATTACATGTTAATCAATCTTCAGTCCGGTTCCAAGACGTTAACATGACCAAGTTTATTGATACAGATGAAAAGGAAATTAAAAATAAAAGTTTTGAAACAGGAGATCTCGCAGGCTGGAAAACGATAAAAGGAAATGCATTCACTAACGATCATGTAACGGATGCAACCGCAAATTGGAGCGGTCCGTTTGAACAAAAAGGAAAGTATCATTTATGGGGGTTTTCTGATAAGCAAGATGGCGATAATGCCACGGGAGAATTACATTCGTCTTATTTTAAATTGAGCGGTTCAGGTGAAATCAATTTGTTAATAGGAGGAGGAAATGACCCCACAAACCGCTATGTATCCTTAGTCAGGGCATCCGACGACAAAGAATTGATTCGTCAAGCGAATACAAAGTTTGCAGATGAAAAGTATCAGCGCTACGTGTGGGATGCTTCTAAGTATATAGGAGAAGTGCTGTACATTAAAGCTGTTGATCAAGCTGTAGGTGGATGGGGGCATATTAATCTAGATGATGTTAATGTATTCAATACAGAAAAGATGCCGGAGAAAGTAGATAGTGTAGCAAAAGAACTAGAGGAAGCTAAACAAAGGGAAAGCGGAGAGCTTTCAGATTGGAATACTGTGTCAGGAGAATGGGTGAAATCAACTTATGGAAGCAACGGAGGCATTTGGGAGTGTCCTACTTTACTCGAACTGCCGGTTGATGGAGACAGCACGAAGAAAAAATGGGTGCTGCAGGTCAGCATCAATGATGGAGCGGCAGCTGGAGGTTCAGGTATGCAGTACTTTGTTGGTGATTTTGACGGAAAAACGTTTAAAAATGAAAATCCACCAGAGGAAGTGCTGTGGACAGATTATGGTGCCGACTTTTATGCTGCTGTAGATTGGAGCGGAGTTGAAGGAGATAACGGAGAAAAGTATTGGCTAGGCTGGATGAGTAACTGGCAATATGCAAACAATACCCCAACTACTACTTGGAGAAGTTCTATGTCAATCCCTAGAAAAATAGAACTAACCAACACAGCAGAAGGGCTTCGTTTAAAACAAATACCTGTTTCAATTGATTCAATTCGCAATAAGCAAGAAAAAAAGATATTGAAGAATCTGGTGGTTACTGAAAATAAAAATTTTCTTTCAGGCATACAAGAAAATAAATATGAAATCCTCGCAGAATTCGATGTTTCTAATACAGATGCACAAGAATTTGGTTTTCAAATTCAAAAAGAGGGCAGTGAAAATACGAAAGTCAGCTATAACATAAACAAACAGCGATTATCTGTTGATCGAACAAACTCTGGAAGTTTTGATTTTGGTGAAAATGTGAAAGGCAAACACTCTGCTTCCATGCTTCCAAAAGACGGAAAGGTTAAGCTTCATATATTTGTAGACCAATCATCTGTAGAAGTATTTGGTAATGACGGTACGGAAGTAATAACAGATCAGCTCTTTCCAACGCTTTCAAGCAATAAAATAAGGCTTTATAGCAAAGGAGGAGCTGTAAAATTGAATTCTCTTAAGATGTATCCATTAAAATCTATTTGGAATAAAAGTCCTGTTGATACAAACTTATCAGGATGGAAAAACATTAGTGGACTATGGGCCGATACGATTAACGGAAAACAAGGACGAAGCAAAGAAGATTCCTTTACTTTATCATCAAAAGAAGCAAAAAATTTCACATATGAGGCAAAGATAAAGGTGTTAAAGGAGGCCATTTCAAATTCTACAGGAGCAGGAGCGCTAGTATTCCGTTCGGATGAACAGGCAAATAACGCTTACGCTGCGAATGTAGATGTGCTTAATAATCAAGTAAAACTCATTGCGTTTAGAGACGGAATAGGCAAGGATCTCATTATTTACGACGATGGGGGAAAGCTGGATTTAAAGACAAATACGGATTACCACCTAAAGGTGATGGCTGAAGGAGAACACATTCAAGTTTATCTCGATGGTAAGCTTGTGATTGATGTAGTAGACCATACCTTTTCAGAAGGTTATGCTGGGCTGAATGTGTGGAATTCTACTAGTTTGTTTAATGAAGTGAAATTTGAAATAGTGAAATAA
- a CDS encoding amino acid ABC transporter permease → MPIIDLRFALEQTPEVLKGVPLTLTIAIVSMAIGSIFGLFIALCRIYKIPLLKQIAVMYVSFMRGTPLLVQLYVFFYGIPIFLEFLNETQGWDLGEDTISPLIYALIAYTLNTSAYQSEVFRSSIQTIDRGQIEAAYSVGMTTFQAIKRIIFPQSLVAAIPNLGNIFISLIKATSLAFAVKVVEIMAISKVIANDGYRYLEMYLVASLIYWILCFFFERLFVVIEKKLSHYELREEVRSAS, encoded by the coding sequence TTGCCTATTATTGATTTGCGATTTGCTTTGGAGCAAACTCCTGAAGTCTTAAAAGGTGTACCTTTAACACTAACAATAGCGATCGTCTCAATGGCGATAGGAAGTATTTTTGGTCTTTTCATTGCGCTATGCAGAATATATAAAATTCCGCTTCTAAAGCAAATAGCTGTTATGTACGTCTCATTTATGAGAGGCACCCCACTGCTCGTACAGCTCTATGTATTTTTCTACGGAATCCCTATTTTCCTAGAATTTCTAAACGAGACTCAAGGCTGGGACTTAGGTGAGGATACTATTTCACCTTTAATTTATGCTTTAATTGCGTACACATTAAATACCTCTGCTTATCAATCAGAGGTATTCCGCTCTTCTATTCAAACCATTGACCGTGGTCAAATTGAAGCTGCATATTCAGTAGGAATGACTACTTTTCAGGCTATTAAAAGAATTATCTTCCCTCAGTCTTTAGTAGCCGCTATTCCTAACCTTGGAAACATTTTTATTAGTTTAATTAAAGCAACTTCTCTTGCTTTTGCGGTAAAAGTAGTTGAAATTATGGCGATATCTAAAGTCATCGCCAATGATGGGTATAGATATTTAGAAATGTATCTGGTCGCTTCACTTATTTACTGGATTCTTTGCTTTTTTTTTGAAAGGCTATTTGTAGTCATTGAGAAAAAACTTAGTCATTATGAATTAAGAGAAGAAGTGCGTTCAGCTTCTTAA
- a CDS encoding amino acid ABC transporter permease gives MISTDFHDWLKLLWQVVDKLPLTLFMLGLSLLFSLLLGFVIALIRIQKKPVLSKMATIYLSFMRCTPLLVQLFLVYFGLPQLLLLVHIDINSWSRITFLVIAFSLHTAAPLSEVIRSAYFSIDKGQFEAAYSIGMNYFQTLRRIILPQAFVAALPNLGNATISLLKDTALAFTIGIIDIMGQVRLILGNNYGIGMFEIYVTISLVYWSMCIVIEITVSYLEKHFKKGSASISK, from the coding sequence ATGATCAGTACTGATTTTCATGATTGGTTAAAACTATTGTGGCAAGTTGTAGATAAACTTCCTTTAACACTATTTATGTTAGGCCTTTCTCTACTTTTTTCGTTGCTTTTAGGTTTCGTGATTGCCCTTATACGCATTCAAAAAAAACCTGTTCTTTCTAAAATGGCAACCATCTATTTATCTTTTATGCGCTGTACACCGCTGCTTGTTCAGCTGTTTCTTGTATACTTTGGTCTTCCTCAGCTGCTGCTTCTCGTCCATATCGACATTAACAGCTGGAGTCGCATCACCTTCTTGGTTATTGCTTTTTCATTACATACTGCCGCTCCTTTATCAGAAGTTATTCGTTCAGCATATTTTTCGATTGATAAAGGGCAGTTCGAAGCAGCTTATAGTATTGGGATGAACTATTTTCAAACCTTAAGAAGAATTATCCTTCCTCAAGCGTTTGTAGCAGCACTACCTAATTTAGGCAATGCTACGATTTCATTATTAAAAGATACTGCACTTGCTTTTACCATTGGGATTATTGATATTATGGGGCAAGTTCGCCTTATCTTGGGCAACAACTATGGAATAGGAATGTTTGAAATTTATGTTACGATCTCACTCGTGTATTGGAGCATGTGTATCGTAATTGAAATCACGGTCAGTTACTTAGAGAAACATTTTAAAAAAGGCAGCGCCAGCATCTCTAAATAA
- a CDS encoding transporter substrate-binding domain-containing protein, with translation MKKLCVTLTLAIGLIMALGACSQSSSSENSDKKVIKVALSDEVNPPFLFTNKQNEPIGYDMDYVKQLEKKLPEYKFEYTLGEEETNLVGVSTGKYDFAINWFFKNPEREEKFLYPSHEYGYSLTALVTQKSRNDIKTLDDMVGKKFPPVSATGGLRAILNAYNKEHPTKPLTLESIDNPSTAENLKLVDKGKADAIFLNVTTFNEVQKQLKLNLKVGGIVSKEPTWLVFNKNNQKLADEVDKATFELQNDGTLENLAEKWFKVNFFKDLKYINQQNFNFQD, from the coding sequence ATGAAAAAATTATGCGTTACTTTAACTTTGGCAATTGGACTTATTATGGCTTTAGGAGCATGCTCTCAAAGCTCTAGCTCAGAAAATAGCGATAAAAAAGTAATCAAAGTTGCTTTGAGTGATGAAGTAAATCCGCCTTTTCTATTTACGAACAAACAGAATGAGCCTATCGGATATGATATGGATTATGTAAAACAGCTTGAAAAAAAGCTTCCGGAATACAAATTTGAATATACGCTTGGAGAAGAAGAAACAAATTTAGTAGGTGTCTCGACAGGGAAATATGATTTTGCCATCAACTGGTTCTTCAAAAACCCTGAACGTGAAGAAAAGTTTCTTTATCCTTCACATGAATATGGTTATTCTTTAACGGCCTTAGTGACACAAAAATCACGGAACGATATCAAAACACTTGACGATATGGTAGGTAAAAAGTTCCCGCCTGTATCTGCTACGGGTGGATTACGCGCTATTTTGAATGCTTATAACAAAGAACATCCCACTAAGCCTTTAACATTAGAAAGCATTGATAACCCTTCTACCGCGGAAAACTTAAAGTTGGTGGATAAAGGTAAAGCGGATGCTATCTTTTTAAACGTAACAACATTTAACGAAGTACAAAAACAGCTCAAATTAAATTTAAAAGTAGGAGGCATTGTATCAAAAGAACCAACTTGGTTAGTCTTTAATAAAAATAATCAAAAACTTGCTGATGAGGTTGATAAAGCGACATTTGAACTACAAAATGACGGAACGCTAGAAAACTTGGCTGAAAAATGGTTTAAAGTAAATTTCTTTAAAGACTTAAAGTATATTAATCAGCAAAACTTCAATTTTCAAGATTAA
- a CDS encoding MetQ/NlpA family ABC transporter substrate-binding protein: MKKFVWLFALLAVLTVVGGCGNKEKASGQNSDKKEDVVLKVGAASTPHAEILKYVEPDLKKEGIKLDIVNIKDGIQTNEQTANGELDANYFQHTPYLEQTNKDSGLNLVSVTNVHIEPFGVYSKKIKSIDDLSKGAKVAVPNDPVNFSRALELFEANGIIELNHKKPSGSSYTVEDISKNKKKLDFVAVDGPLLVRSLDDVEVSAINTNYALEGGFKPTKDALIIEKKESPYVNILVTTKEKKDDKNIQRLAKALTTDKVKKFINDKYDGAVVPAF; the protein is encoded by the coding sequence ATGAAGAAATTTGTATGGCTTTTCGCATTATTAGCAGTGCTTACTGTTGTAGGAGGGTGTGGAAATAAAGAAAAAGCATCTGGCCAAAATAGTGACAAGAAAGAAGATGTAGTTCTTAAAGTGGGAGCAGCTTCCACGCCGCATGCAGAAATTTTAAAGTATGTGGAACCTGATTTGAAAAAAGAAGGTATAAAGTTGGACATTGTAAATATTAAAGACGGCATACAGACAAATGAACAAACAGCAAATGGAGAATTAGATGCCAACTATTTTCAACATACGCCATACTTAGAGCAAACGAATAAAGATAGTGGATTAAATCTTGTCAGCGTGACAAATGTTCATATCGAACCGTTTGGAGTGTACTCTAAAAAAATAAAATCAATTGACGATTTATCCAAAGGAGCAAAGGTTGCTGTTCCTAATGATCCGGTGAACTTTTCACGTGCACTAGAGCTTTTCGAGGCTAATGGAATCATTGAATTAAATCACAAGAAACCTAGTGGTAGCTCTTATACGGTTGAAGATATTTCAAAGAATAAAAAGAAACTAGACTTTGTTGCAGTAGATGGTCCGCTTCTTGTCCGCTCTCTTGATGATGTAGAAGTTTCAGCTATCAATACGAATTACGCTCTTGAAGGCGGATTTAAACCAACTAAAGATGCGTTAATTATTGAAAAGAAAGAGTCCCCTTATGTGAATATTTTAGTGACTACGAAAGAGAAAAAAGATGATAAAAATATTCAACGTTTAGCAAAAGCACTTACTACAGATAAGGTTAAAAAGTTTATTAACGACAAATACGATGGCGCAGTCGTTCCAGCTTTCTAA
- a CDS encoding methionine ABC transporter ATP-binding protein, with product MIKFQRVSKVFGSGSKKVEALKDIELTIQKGDIFGIIGLSGAGKSTLLRTINLLEYPTSGEVIVDGENLAKLSEAELRKNKKRIGMIFQHFNLLNSKTVFENIAMPLILSGKAKKDIKLRVEELLHFVGLEDKAGAYPDHLSGGQKQRVGIARALATNPSILLCDEATSALDPHTTESILKLLKRVNEEYQITIVIITHEMEVIKQICNRVAVMKDGKIIETGNVFDIFSNPRTEIAKNFVQSVVRDDIPQNVYELVQTTNSNQKIFKINFLGSNSGQSVISILSKRFNVQVNILLGNITELQGIPFGHLIIELIGTQEEIDRAELYALQQNIKMEEVIANVRSKPRVDISGFVGNTVHG from the coding sequence TTGATAAAGTTTCAACGTGTTTCAAAAGTATTCGGGAGTGGTTCAAAGAAAGTTGAAGCTCTCAAAGACATTGAATTAACCATACAAAAAGGAGACATATTTGGGATAATTGGATTAAGCGGGGCGGGGAAGAGTACACTGCTTCGAACGATTAACCTGCTGGAGTACCCGACGTCAGGTGAAGTAATAGTAGATGGAGAAAACTTAGCAAAGTTGTCTGAAGCGGAGCTAAGAAAAAACAAAAAAAGAATTGGCATGATCTTTCAACACTTTAATCTATTAAATTCAAAAACGGTGTTTGAAAATATAGCAATGCCGCTTATATTAAGTGGAAAAGCAAAAAAAGACATAAAGCTACGTGTAGAAGAGCTGCTTCATTTTGTAGGTTTAGAAGACAAAGCAGGTGCATATCCCGATCATCTGTCAGGAGGTCAAAAACAGAGAGTGGGCATTGCGCGTGCATTAGCAACAAACCCTTCTATTTTATTATGTGATGAAGCAACTTCGGCATTGGATCCGCATACAACAGAATCTATTTTGAAATTGCTGAAAAGAGTTAATGAAGAATATCAAATTACGATAGTAATAATCACACACGAAATGGAAGTCATTAAGCAAATTTGTAATCGTGTGGCTGTGATGAAGGACGGCAAGATTATTGAAACAGGAAATGTATTTGATATTTTTTCAAATCCACGTACTGAAATTGCTAAAAATTTTGTTCAGTCCGTTGTTCGAGATGACATTCCACAAAACGTGTATGAATTAGTACAAACTACAAATTCAAATCAGAAGATTTTTAAGATTAACTTTCTCGGCAGCAATTCCGGTCAATCTGTGATTTCAATCTTATCAAAGCGTTTTAATGTACAGGTGAATATTTTACTTGGAAACATTACGGAGTTACAGGGCATTCCATTTGGTCATTTAATTATTGAATTAATTGGCACGCAAGAAGAAATAGACAGAGCTGAACTATATGCACTGCAGCAAAATATAAAAATGGAAGAGGTGATTGCAAATGTTAGAAGTAAGCCAAGAGTTGATATTAGCGGCTTTGTGGGAAACACTGTACATGGTTAG
- a CDS encoding methionine ABC transporter permease → MLEVSQELILAALWETLYMVSASLLFGALIGIPLGILLVVTRKGHILENRVVFSILNPIVNVFRSIPFIILLVAIIPFTRFVVGTTIGTTAAIVPLVLHIGPYMARLVENSLLEVNEGIIEAAQAMGASKTQIVFRFLIPEAFPSLILSLTTVTIGLIGATAMAGAIGGGGLGDLAITYGYQRFSTITIVVTVVLLIIIVQGIQSLGNVIERKIRRV, encoded by the coding sequence ATGTTAGAAGTAAGCCAAGAGTTGATATTAGCGGCTTTGTGGGAAACACTGTACATGGTTAGTGCTTCCCTGCTTTTCGGGGCTTTAATTGGAATTCCCTTAGGGATTTTACTTGTTGTAACACGCAAGGGTCATATTCTTGAAAATCGAGTTGTTTTTTCAATTCTAAATCCTATTGTAAATGTTTTTCGTTCGATCCCGTTCATTATTTTACTTGTAGCGATTATCCCATTTACAAGGTTCGTCGTCGGAACAACTATTGGTACCACGGCGGCTATTGTCCCACTTGTTTTACATATTGGACCTTATATGGCTAGGCTCGTTGAAAATTCTTTGCTTGAAGTAAATGAAGGCATTATTGAAGCAGCGCAAGCGATGGGTGCTTCTAAAACTCAAATTGTATTCCGTTTTTTAATTCCAGAGGCCTTTCCCTCTCTTATTTTAAGCTTAACAACTGTCACAATTGGGTTAATTGGAGCAACCGCAATGGCCGGTGCTATCGGCGGCGGAGGACTTGGCGATTTAGCTATTACTTACGGCTATCAACGCTTCAGCACGATTACGATTGTAGTCACGGTTGTGCTTCTTATTATTATTGTTCAAGGTATTCAATCTTTAGGAAACGTTATAGAACGCAAGATTAGAAGAGTGTAA
- a CDS encoding MetQ/NlpA family ABC transporter substrate-binding protein, with translation MKKSIFLLLLLFILTITGCSNSSSSANSKETKIKVGIRSSELRTWEFIKEKAKKQGLDIELVNFSSAYDPNQALAEGEIDVNAFQHVAYLDSFNQKNGTDIVPIGTTIIAPLGLYSEKYKSVKDIPNGVQIAVPNDPSNWGRALVLLQEADLITVVEGFDGNGGEDKIKSNPKHLKIVPVDSASTPRVMQDTAASIINNGVAVEAGLSLKDALIHENKTAKPYINVIAARKKDQDKTYLKKLVKVYQSKGTAAFIKKTYKGNYIPTFISLKELNTYKETYKTK, from the coding sequence ATGAAAAAATCGATATTCCTGCTTCTGCTGTTGTTTATCCTCACCATAACAGGATGTTCTAATTCCTCGTCCAGTGCCAATAGTAAAGAAACTAAAATTAAAGTAGGCATTCGAAGCTCCGAACTTCGGACATGGGAATTTATAAAAGAGAAAGCAAAAAAACAAGGGCTGGATATAGAACTTGTGAATTTTTCTTCAGCTTACGATCCTAATCAAGCCTTAGCTGAAGGAGAAATAGATGTAAATGCGTTTCAGCACGTTGCGTATTTGGATTCATTTAATCAAAAGAACGGAACGGATATTGTGCCAATTGGAACAACTATCATTGCACCTTTAGGCCTTTATTCTGAAAAGTATAAATCGGTAAAAGACATTCCAAATGGTGTTCAAATTGCTGTTCCAAATGACCCTTCTAACTGGGGAAGAGCATTAGTTTTGCTACAAGAAGCGGATTTAATTACAGTGGTCGAAGGCTTTGACGGTAACGGAGGAGAGGATAAAATTAAAAGCAATCCTAAACACTTAAAGATTGTTCCCGTCGATTCTGCAAGTACTCCCCGCGTCATGCAAGATACTGCGGCCTCCATTATTAACAATGGTGTAGCTGTGGAAGCGGGTCTCAGCTTAAAGGATGCACTTATTCATGAAAATAAAACAGCGAAGCCCTATATTAATGTCATCGCTGCAAGAAAAAAAGATCAGGATAAAACGTATTTAAAGAAGCTAGTAAAAGTGTATCAATCAAAAGGTACGGCTGCCTTTATTAAAAAAACATACAAAGGAAACTATATTCCGACGTTTATTAGCTTGAAGGAATTGAATACTTATAAAGAGACGTATAAAACAAAATAA
- a CDS encoding LLM class flavin-dependent oxidoreductase produces the protein MAKERKMKLAAYLIGTGMHVASWRHPDSKPNASIDVSVYQKLAQTAERGKFDIAFIADSLAVNAESHPQILNRFDPIVLITAMAEATEKIGIVATSSTTYNEPYTLARQFASVDHVSGGRAGWNVVTTADATGETALNFNRDTHWEHDHRYERAEEFIDVVQGLWDSWEDAAFLYDKENGDFFDANKVHELNYKGKYFSVKGPLNIARSIQGQPVIVQAGSSEPGQRLAARTAEVVFAHRDNIEEAKSFYKSLKSRLSEYNRTEADLHILHGISPIVGETEEEAIQKYNDLQKLVNPYEGLKFVSGYMGNVDFTKYTLNTPASEVEFPSVNGIQSQFDEMIRIIAKEKLTVGDLYTRFFGAARRDNFVGTPIQIADEMEKWFQEKAADGFMLQFPLLPAGLDDFVNFVVPILQERGLFRIDYEGNTLRDHLELKKPRNKFVGESVRPIV, from the coding sequence ATGGCCAAGGAACGAAAAATGAAACTTGCCGCTTATTTGATTGGCACAGGTATGCACGTAGCTTCATGGCGTCATCCTGATTCAAAGCCTAACGCAAGTATCGACGTTTCTGTGTATCAAAAGCTTGCACAAACCGCCGAAAGAGGGAAATTTGATATCGCGTTTATTGCCGACAGTTTAGCAGTAAATGCAGAGTCACATCCTCAGATTTTGAATCGATTTGATCCTATTGTACTCATTACAGCAATGGCAGAAGCTACTGAAAAAATTGGCATTGTTGCCACATCTTCCACTACTTACAATGAACCTTATACATTAGCACGCCAGTTTGCCTCTGTCGATCATGTAAGTGGAGGAAGGGCAGGCTGGAATGTTGTGACCACAGCAGATGCAACAGGTGAAACGGCGTTAAACTTTAACCGTGATACTCATTGGGAACATGATCACCGATATGAACGTGCAGAAGAATTCATTGATGTTGTTCAAGGGTTATGGGATTCATGGGAAGATGCTGCCTTTTTATATGATAAAGAAAATGGAGATTTTTTTGATGCTAATAAGGTACATGAACTTAACTATAAAGGCAAGTATTTTTCTGTAAAAGGGCCGTTAAATATCGCTCGTTCCATCCAAGGACAGCCAGTTATTGTTCAGGCCGGTTCTTCTGAGCCGGGACAGCGCTTAGCAGCAAGAACGGCAGAAGTGGTATTTGCTCACCGAGATAACATAGAAGAAGCCAAAAGTTTTTATAAATCCCTTAAATCAAGGCTTTCTGAATACAATAGAACGGAAGCGGATTTACATATTCTTCACGGCATTTCCCCTATTGTAGGAGAAACAGAAGAAGAAGCGATTCAAAAATACAACGATTTACAAAAGCTAGTGAATCCGTATGAAGGATTAAAGTTCGTTTCTGGGTATATGGGGAACGTTGATTTTACGAAGTATACCCTTAATACTCCTGCATCAGAGGTGGAGTTTCCATCCGTGAATGGCATCCAAAGTCAGTTTGATGAAATGATAAGAATTATAGCGAAAGAAAAACTAACGGTAGGGGATCTTTATACGCGATTTTTCGGTGCTGCAAGAAGAGATAACTTTGTAGGGACCCCCATTCAAATTGCGGACGAAATGGAAAAATGGTTTCAGGAAAAAGCAGCGGACGGATTTATGCTGCAGTTTCCTTTGCTTCCAGCTGGCTTAGATGATTTTGTGAATTTTGTTGTACCAATCTTACAAGAAAGAGGTTTGTTTCGGATAGACTACGAAGGAAACACTTTAAGAGATCATTTGGAGCTTAAGAAACCTAGAAATAAGTTTGTTGGTGAAAGTGTAAGACCTATAGTGTAG